From Thalassospiraceae bacterium LMO-JJ14:
GCATATCCGGCAGATACGCACCGGCCACCGTGAGCGCGAGCGCGATCAGCGCCTTGAGATTGAAATCCAGATCGATAACCGGCAGCACGAACAGCACGATCACGCTCAGAATACCCAGGCAGAACGGCAGCACGGTTTTCGCAAACAGATACAGCACGACGTGATCGCGCGAACGCCAGCCGGCCCGGGCCAGGGACAGTTGCACCCGGTCCGCATGCTTGGAGCGCAGCAGGTTCAGGCGCTCGACGATGCGGCGCACCCAGCCGCCCGACTCCAGCATCGCCCGGGCGCGGTTTTTTTTCGGCACCGCAAGCCCCGCCTGCAGGGCGCGGCGGTGTTTCATCAGGGATTTTGCCCGTGGCGCCATCGGATCACGCACCAGAAACGACGACCCGACCGCATACAGCACCAGCAACACTGCGGCGCCCGACAGCAGGGCTGCCTGCATTTCCGGCGCCAGGCCGGGGAACAGGTTCATCAGCCAGTTCATAGGATGCCTCTCATATCTCGAACCTGATCATCCTGCGCATCACCAGAATGCCCGAGCCCATCAGGCCGAGCGCCACGCCCAGCATGATGCGCCCGCGCATGTCCTCGAACAGGACCTGCTCGTAGTTCGGACTCATGAACCAGATGATGGCGAACATCACAAACGGCAATGAACCCAGGATCATGGCGCTGGCCTTGGCTTCCGAGGACATGGCCTTGATCTTCAGGCGCATCTGCTTTCTGGAACGCAGGATTTCCGAAAGATTGGACAGCGTTTCCGCCAGATTGCCGCCGGTTTCCTTCTGCACCGACAGGCTGATGACGAAGAACTTGAACTCCGCCGTATCGAGCCGGCGGGCGGTATCCCAGAGCGCGTCCTCCAGGGACTGGCCGAGCCTGACGGCATCGGAAATGCGGCGGAACTCCGGCCCCACCGGGTCGCTCATCTCGCGTCCGGCGGCGGTGATGGTTTCCGTGACCGGCAGCCCCGAGCGCAGGCCGCGTACCATCAGATCGATAGCGTCCGGAAACAGCGCCGTGAACCTGTTCAAACGCCGCGCCACCAGCCAGCCGACGATGAGGTGCGGCAGACCGATACCGGCGACGATCCCCGCCGCCGCAAGGGCGAACCACGGCAGTTGCATCGTCATGCGGCACAGCATTGCAACGGCAATGCCGATCCCCAGCGAGATCAGGAAATAACGGCCAAGCGACATTCGATACCCGGTGCGCTGCAATCTGAGGCGCAGTTCCTGCGGCCTGGGCAGCAAGCGTTTCGCCAATCCTTCCAGAAACGGCGACGAGGTCTGTGTCTTGCGTTTGAGCTGGCGGATCTGCCGTTCCTCGCTGCTCAGCGGCCGCGCGCGTTCGCCGATCCGCTCGACACGCGCGCTCAGCCGCCGTTGCCGACCGATGACCGTCAATGCCAGCCAGCCGACGATCATCATCACCGCCAGCGTGCCGGCGAAGATGACGACGAGATCGGTCAGCCCACCGGTCATCCCCCAGATCATCCCATCGCCTCCATCAGCGCCTTGTCGAGGCCGAAATATTTTGCA
This genomic window contains:
- a CDS encoding type II secretion system F family protein; protein product: MIWGMTGGLTDLVVIFAGTLAVMMIVGWLALTVIGRQRRLSARVERIGERARPLSSEERQIRQLKRKTQTSSPFLEGLAKRLLPRPQELRLRLQRTGYRMSLGRYFLISLGIGIAVAMLCRMTMQLPWFALAAAGIVAGIGLPHLIVGWLVARRLNRFTALFPDAIDLMVRGLRSGLPVTETITAAGREMSDPVGPEFRRISDAVRLGQSLEDALWDTARRLDTAEFKFFVISLSVQKETGGNLAETLSNLSEILRSRKQMRLKIKAMSSEAKASAMILGSLPFVMFAIIWFMSPNYEQVLFEDMRGRIMLGVALGLMGSGILVMRRMIRFEI